Proteins encoded together in one Terriglobales bacterium window:
- a CDS encoding DoxX family protein: MKKVLNWLLNPPVSGPRSTLYLRVMAGGVFFWEGILKFVYANQGVGRFTKLGMPFPQFTANFVACLEIFGGLLLLTGLMTRLIAIPFIAEMIVAILSTKISLYLGRYPLPLPPVPPQVGMWAVLHEVRSEYAQLLTTAFLLINGPGRWSLDAILRKERPASLSERAKRNSVPGLSAV; this comes from the coding sequence ATGAAGAAAGTACTGAACTGGCTGCTCAACCCACCCGTTTCTGGTCCGAGATCGACGTTATATCTGAGGGTGATGGCGGGAGGAGTGTTTTTCTGGGAAGGGATATTGAAGTTTGTTTACGCCAACCAGGGGGTGGGGCGGTTCACAAAACTGGGGATGCCGTTTCCGCAGTTCACAGCCAATTTTGTGGCTTGCCTCGAGATCTTTGGAGGATTGCTGTTGCTCACCGGCTTGATGACACGTCTGATCGCTATCCCGTTTATCGCCGAGATGATCGTGGCGATTCTCTCCACCAAAATCTCGCTGTATCTGGGACGGTATCCGCTGCCGCTGCCACCGGTGCCACCGCAGGTGGGAATGTGGGCAGTCTTGCATGAGGTGCGGTCCGAGTACGCTCAACTGCTGACCACCGCTTTTCTGTTAATCAACGGCCCGGGAAGGTGGTCCCTCGATGCGATCTTACGCAAGGAGAGACCAGCAAGCTTGTCCGAGCGCGCCAAAAGAAACAGCGTACCTGGTTTGTCGGCTGTGTAA